Proteins from a genomic interval of Zingiber officinale cultivar Zhangliang chromosome 1B, Zo_v1.1, whole genome shotgun sequence:
- the LOC121979303 gene encoding purple acid phosphatase-like: MGRWRQAPRPLGLLLAAILVGIVGRCDGGISSAYVRKAEKTIDMPLDSDVFRVPPGYNAPQQVHITQGDLDGTAMIISWVTEDEPGSSEVLYGTDENNLDLSAEGIYTRYKFYNYTSGYIHHCTISNLKHDTKYYYAIGIGDAIRKFWFISPPEVGPDVPYTFGLIGDLGQSYDSNITLAHYESNPNAQAVLFLGDLSYADKYPYHDNVRWDTWGRFVERNAAYQPWIWTAGNHEIDYAPELGETIQFKPYTHRYWTPFESSGSTEPYWYSIKMASAHIIVVASYSAYGRYSPQFKWLEAELPKVNRSLTPWLIVLMHAPWYNSYNYHYMEGESMRVMYESWFLKYKVDVVFAGHVHAYERSYRVSNIAYNIVNGKCDPVPDESAPVYITVGDGGNLEGLATNMTQPQPSYSAFRESSFGHAIFEIKNRTHAYYTWHRNDDGNAVAADSMWFYNRYWQTAETTSAV; encoded by the exons ATGGGGAGGTGGCGGCAAGCTCCTCGCCCACTCGGGCTTCTCTTGGCCGCGATCTTGGTGGGAATAGTGGGTCGATGCGATGGAGGGATCAGCAGCGCTTATGTGAGGAAGGCGGAGAAGACCATTGACATGCCGCTCGACAGCGATGTGTTCCGAGTGCCGCCGGGTTACAACGCACCGCAGCAG GTGCACATTACCCAAGGTGATCTTGATGGCACTGCCATGATCATATCATGGGTGACTGAGGATGAACCTGGCTCCAGTGAAGTACTCTATGGGACTGATGAGAATAATCTTGATTTATCGGCCGAAGGCATATATACTCGATACAAGTTTTACAACTACACCTCAGGCTACATCCATCATTGTACTATCAGCAATTTGAAG CACGATACTAAATACTACTATGCTATTGGAATTGGAGATGCAATTCGAAAATTCTGGTTCATAAGTCCACCTGAAGTTGGTCCAGATGTTCCTTACACTTTCGGTCTTATTG GTGATCTAGGACAGAGTTATGACTCTAACATCACTTTAGCTCATTATGAGTCAAATCCAAATGCACAAGCAGTTCTATTTCTTGGTGACCTTTCTTATGCTGATAAATATCCATACCATGACAATGTTAGATGGGATACGTGGGGGAGATTTGTCGAGAGAAATGCTGCATATCAACCTTGGATTTGGACAGCAGGAAATCATGAGATTGATTATGCTCCAGAACTA GGTGAAACAATACAGTTTAAGCCATACACGCACAGATACTGGACTCCGTTTGAATCATCAGGCAGTACAGAGCCATATTGGTACTCTATCAAGATGGCATCAGCACACATTATTGTTGTGGCATCATATTCAGCATATG GTAGATACAGTCCTCAGTTCAAATGGCTTGAAGCAGAACTGCCCAAGGTGAATAGGAGCTTGACACCATGGTTGATTGTTCTAATGCATGCGCCATGGTACAACAGCTACAATTATCACTATATGGAAGGGGAATCTATGAGAGTGATGTATGAATCATGGTTTCTCAAATACAAAGTTGATGTTGTATTCGCTGGTCACGTCCATGCCTATGAACGTAGT tatagagtatcgaATATCGCTTACAATATAGTGAATGGTAAATGTGACCCAGTTCCTGACGAATCAGCCCCTGTATATATCACTGTCGGCGATGGAGGGAATCTCGAAGGGCTTGCTACCAA TATGACACAGCCGCAGCCAAGTTACTCGGCTTTCAGAGAATCAAGCTTTGGCCATGCTATCTTCGAGATCAAGAATAGAACACATGCTTACTATACCTGGCATAGAAACGATGATGGAAATGCTGTCGCTGCCGACTCAATGTGGTTCTACAACAGATACTGGCAGACCGCTGAGACGACTTCAGCCGTGTAA